TTCCAAGTGCAAGGCAAGATTGGTGGAAAAAAGGGTTTCTTCAGAAAACTGagaatttgttttaattaagttTATGCACCATTGGATGGAATTGAAACAATAAGGATTGTGGTGGCCATTGTAGCATATAAAGGTTGGAAGATACATCAACTTGATGTGAAGTCAACCTTTCTCAATGGACTATTAGAAAAAGAGGTTTATGTCAAGCATCCACCAATTTTTGAGATTAAAGGCCAAGAAGAAATGGTGTACATGATgagaaatataatatattgactgAAGAAACCACCTAGAACATGTAACATGAGGATTGATGGCTTACTACTAAAGATATGTTTCCATAAATGTACATTAGAACATTGTGTGTATATGAAAGGTCAAGTGAGAAAAATAGTCTCCTATGTCAGTATCTGGATAATCTATTGGTAACAAGTTTTAATGAAGTTAAATTGGAAACATTAAAGGCAAGCATGAAAAATGAGTTTAAAATTACATACTTATGAAACTTGTCATACTTCCTATAAATGGAGATTGCAAATACAAAGCATGTAGTTTTCTTGCATCAGAAGAAATATGCAGAAGACATTCTGAAGAAGTTTACATGAGAAATTGCAACCTTACAATTACACCTATTGAAACCAACATTAAACTGGAGAATGAATCATATGATGAGGTAGTAAATAACACCTTGTGCAAGAAGATCGTTGCCTCTTTAAGATATCTTTTCAACACAAGACCAACTATTTTTCATAGCGTGAGATTGATTAACATATATAAGGAGAACCAAGGCTATGTCATATACAAGCACCAGAAAGAATCCTGAGATGCATTATAGGTATAACAAGCCATGGAATACTCGTACCACATCAATAAATCATTAGAATAGATGCAAAATTTTATGGCTATTCTAAATCAGATTTGAGTGGTGATCATGATGATAGAAAGAGCACATCATATTGTTTGTTTATGCTTGGAGCAATACCAATTTCATGGAGTTCAAAGAAGTAAGGAGTTGTGGCTCCATCTTCATGTGAGGCTGAGTACAATGCAACTTTTAATGGTTCATGCCAAGCATTGTGGTTATAAGTGATACTTGAAGAATCAAATATAAATGAGTGTGTGCAGATCAAATTGCTAGTTGACAAACAATCATCAATTGATTTAGAAAATCATCCTATGAGTCATGGTAAGAGTAGATACATATAGGTGATGTGTCATTTCTTAAAGGATCAAATTGGTAATGAAAGGTAGAATATTGAGCATTGCAAGACTCGGTTTCAATTGGTTAACATTTTAACCAAATCCTTGAAGCAAACAAGGTTTGAAGGTCTTAAATGATTAATAGGaatgagtattttttttttggtttatcaccaccgatttagtccggttcgggggtcatttctggcatcaagtggttccaatcccctcccgatcgcagttgcggggtaTCGAACCgtagttctccctaccaagtctagggtcaatcaccactagaccaactaacgattgattAGGAATGAGTatcttaaaaaaaactaaattatgaAGAGTAATAGTGATATAGTCCAATTTTGAATATTGTTATTAATGATAATTTAGAAGTTTTGCAAATGTGGCTTTGCAATACAAACAAACTATCACAACTtgactattttatttaaattttaaaaaatacttaaaatgagaatatattttgaatagtttataaaaattattattttgagaTATCACTTtgataaaatatgtgtttttttattatgttaaaatctctaataacaaaTGTCTTAATtacatataatattaaaaatatcctTTTATATTATAACAAATgagtttgaaataatttttattatcttCAAATAAATTGTCCTAAaaattattcttaaaaatataaaattaaaaccaaTTTCTTAAAACTTATAACAAAAAACCCTTAAATCAATCACAACACACTATTGTACTCCatctactatttttttatttatattttttgaatactttttatatataaatacagCTAAAGAAATTTGTTAGTATTTATACTCTTTGCATTTTTATCAAAAACAAAGTATGCTGTTAGCATGAAGGGATTATAAGTGTTTGATAGCTCAATCatgcaattttttatttagttttggtcaAAACTCAATCATTCAATTGGCTTCtcaacaaaataaaatacatattaggTGAGTTGTAGGTATGGTAgttactattatttatttatttattttatttgaataatttaGATTAAGAAGATTTCACATATATGAATACAATCAAAAAACACAATAATTACCTTACAGTTGACATTGTAACTTGGTGATGGAATCAACATATTTCCATTTAATGTATATAATTTACACAACCTGATACTTCTTATGTTTTAAATAGTTTTCACTTTaagaaaaaatattacaaattataaattgttatgcaatactaattaaatattaatgttattttaaattaaaattttaaatatttgttattcttTCAATTTTTATGAGGGGAGTTTGAAAAGACATCCCCCATAAATCTAGAACTCTTGTCTTgtgcatttaaaaaataaattgaagtATGTTATGATAAAAGCTATGTAagcaaaattagaaaaataaagcaaaagaaaTTGGAGGAATCTTAGGATTAGGTGAGTGAGGTTTTGAAAGACAACTTTATGGCCTTTCCTAAATGAATGATAATTGCAAAGTGATTCCCCATAGATGAGGGTCTTTGTCATTCCCCACTTGCAATGAACAACAAAACCATTTACTTACTACTGACATACACGATCACTCCTCTCCTCcaattcattttgtttatttactttaattaCTGACACCATATAAATGTTGCATGTTGAGATAGGGGGAGCTTCCTTATAAAACTGAAAACCATACAAAGAAATACTTCATCATTCTTTTGTATTATTAATCAGATATCTGTAAGTGACTCaggtaaatttatttgataattataaattattatttagatatatatttaaatttgaaattacttattaattttaaaataaattataattatataaattcaattgcattataaaaatattttcttttaaatcaaaataaattattgattaaataaaatatacattattgataatgacccgtaagataattttttttataatataaaatatatttaattacacacacaaaatttaaattgatttaaataatcatataaaaaatcgttagatgaaaaaaaattaatatttaaaaataagaattttgtttaTCAAATTAAGGTAatggttgattaaaataaaatagatattatgtTGACAGTGATTTGtgagataaaataaattattaattttattaaaattaagaaatagaataaataaatagagagaaAAAATTGTAATGAATGTGagaaaatgtagggaaaataaatgtgaaagaattttgaaattttaatcaaAAGAGAGAATGTGTGGATGtattatttaattatgatttaattgataaaaattgaaaaatgaatgTCATACGTCAATCTTAAAAAGACAATTAAAATCATTCTTGATTGGTACAATTTGAACTGCAAGTGacatttaaatacaaaataattgATTTAGAACATTTTTGATAGTGTTTGAATGAGTGACCTGACTTCTTTCCAATAGTTTCAAGTTGGCCAAAGATCCAATAAGACCGACTCGATTCAGATGATCAATTCAATCGAGACACCTATCACATGACAAACATGTGCACTTTTATTCTGAAACATCACACAAAAGTACAACTTTCATCTTTATTTCCTCCGCTTTTTTGCATCTGACGATTGTCTACAATCCATGTTGGACCAACCGAAAATGGTTCTAtctatctctttctctctctctctctctcatatatAAACGTGTTTCTAGGTCACACTTGATAGAATATAATATTTTGTGATAATTTGTCATAATTAATTTCCTGTAATTATGATGTATCATAATTAGATAGTTCACCAAACACTGCATATTGATGTATATTTATTCTATTCACATGAATCAGAAAAGGCAAGCATTTCATTATCTTACATTGTATTACCCTAATAGGtccatctctttctctttctcaaacaCTCACACGTAAAATAGAGTCGCGTGCCCCCTTTATCGCGCCACCCAACCTACACCCATCATGCACCTCCCTCCATCGCGCCTTCCAACATGTCATCGTCACGCACCTATCTCCATCACGCCACTCAGACTGCTGCCACATTTTCCAATACACCGCCACAATCACATCAGCGTGATCATCTTTCTCACACGGAAAACATCATGCGCACTAATTCAATTTGTTGTCATTCGTTTTATTGCTTCCGCATTCTCCATCTGTGCATTCCCTTTTCTCACGCGATGTATGAGTCCGATCATAGCGACAACAACACCAACGTCAGAAACACCACTTCTGCCAGTCATGATTTCGGCAAGGCACATACCCCTCTTCCTCATTGGAAATTTCAAAACTGAGTTTCACCTTGGTCTCGCAATTTCAAATATTAAGAACCATATTCATATTGTTCTTGAGATAGATAAAGATCAATATGGCACCTAGGTCGAGCTATTCCGCATCCGTGCCTGCTATCATCAGGCTCTTTATCATATTGTCCTCTCTAAGGGCAAAACATCAATGATAAATACCTATAGTGTCTAGTATGAACAGTAAACAAACCTTAAATCTTTTGTCATTCAATGGATATATTCCACAATTTCCACCGGCTTGCTAACCAACATCCAGAAACTAAACTTCAATGATATGACAACATGTAATCGCCTGGCTAATATTTTTCAGGACAATCAGAATGCTCACGTTTTCACCCTTGAGTAAGAATTCTTTAAAACTCGCATGGAGAATTTTTCCAATGTCTTTACTTACTGTCAGCGTCTTAAGATGCTCTCTAACTAGTTGAGGAATACCGACTCACATGTCAATAACCACTGTGTGGTTCTTCAACTGATATCTAGTTTCCTATAAGCTTACCATAGTGTTGCAACCTTGATTCACCAAAGTAATCCTCTTCATGCATTCTATCAGGCTCATTCCATGCCCACTTTGGAAGAACCCGATATAGCTAAAATAGCAAGCAGCGCTTCTTATACTTCCATGCACATCACTCAGCAGCGACCTTCTGAATACACCTCTCAGCATGGTCGTAGAAACCGCCGCCCTGGAAACCTCTCTCGCTCTTGTGGAAGCCAGAACCGTCCAGCCTCCATCATCGTCCTTTCCTCTTTGGAAGTAGCAGCAACATTGTCCAGACTAGTAATCATGGAGTTAGAACCCGCCACCATGGAATACGACCCTATGTCCGTATCCTATCTCTTAGTGGACACACCCTCCAAAGTAGCCAAGCATCCTAAGATAGCGTGCTTAGGCATATGGAGTTACTACATCATCTCAGACAACGACAAACATTGAGGCatatataggggatgtatcaagtaggagggatttttaaataagagataagagcattcaatcctaaccattggattaatcaagagagagaaattaaactatttattaaaatattaatataactattatttctctctctcttgattaatctaatggttagcattgaatgctcttatctcttatttaaaaaccctcctacttcatacattatatatatatatatatatatatatatatatatatatatatatatatatatatatatgcacaccATGTCGCTCCACAGTCTTGACAATTAGTGGTACATGGATATTGACACAACATCTCACATGGTAGCATCACAAGGATATTGATGCTCCACACTCCCTCCTATTTGAGCAGTCTTACGTCTAATCTCTGGCACTGTCATCTTGTTCACCATGGCGTGTATGTTTTAAATTCCCTTTGCAATAATAATTTCATATGTTGTGAACCTTTTAATTGTTCTCTTATCTGTGACTCTTGGTTTTAGAAAGACACGTAAAATTTCCATTTTTTAATTCTCGAACTACAACTTTGATGCCTTTTGATATTTTACATAGTGATTTATGGATATATCAAATTTTAAGTTTCATAATATAATGTACTATTTTTagatgattttaaaaaaattgtagacCTTTCCTATTTGCAGAAAATCTTAAGTATTTGACACCTTCAAGTCACTTACTAAACTTATTCACACGCAATTTTTGCAAAATGTAAAATCATTTCAATGTGACAATGAAAGTGAATATAATAGTGAGCTATTTCAAAAATATTGCATTGAATGACCTGTTTTTCGTTTCTCTTGTCTCCACACATCCTCACAAAATGTGAAACATAATGCAAAATAAGAATCATTAACAATATGATACGCACTATGCTAGCTCATTATTCTGTTCCCACATTATTTTGACATCATGCTCTTCACATGGCAACCTATATTTTAAACATACACTTCAAAATCAGTCACCAACGAAACTCTTATATCACAAAAATCTCACCTACACACATCTACGAGTGTTTGGTTGTCTATGTTATCCTTTATTCATGTCATCTAACATTCAAGTGTTACAATCTCACTCTACTCCGCATGTCTTCTTTGGATATCCACTGAATTATAGAAGTTACAAGTGTTTTGAATTgtcaaacaaaaaattaataatttcgaGACATGTTATCTTTGATGAAACCCAATTTTCCTTCACCAAGATACATTCTCCTTTCCCCCACTCTTATAAACTTCTAAATGATGATCTCCATCCTTACCCTGTACATCAGtggcaaaataaaaaattaccacATGTTGCATACACCTAACCAATGCCAACATCCAAACTGACCAATCACCATCAACAATAAACCAACAATCACTATCTCATAACTCCCCGACCAACTCGTCCACTACAACCTCCTTTCCTTCACCGCCACGAATCCAACCACATCCACCTACCCGAACCATCACCACCCGTAGCATTTAAGACATTGTCAAACTCCACAAGATATTTACCTTATCAGTCTCTCATCCCAACCACATCATCTCTCACATACCTAAAAACCTTAAACTAGCCTTATCCGACCATAATTAGAAATCTGCAATGCAATCTAAGTTTGATGCTCTTATTAACAATAAGACGTGAAATTTAGTTCCTTATTCTTGTGATGCTAATCTTATTCGTTGTATGTGGATTTTTAACTTAAAACATATTCTGGTGCTTCCCTTGAGCGTTATAAGGCTCGTCTTGTAGGTGATGGCAGGTCATAAGTTGCAGGTGTGGATTGTGATGAGACTTTCAGCCCAGAGGTCAAACTCGCGCCCTTATGACGTGTTAGGCACAATTCGttgattattaaatttatttatcgaGCGTCACCAGTGTTATTCGATGGGCTTAACATTCTTACATATGACGCCTACGATGTCTCAGGCACAACCCGTTGATTCCACTATCTTACAACGCCACATGCACACTTATATAGTTTTACCTTTCTCCACTAACTTGACATTAAAATGTGCCTATTTCTCTAATCATATAAGTGTATGTTTGGTTCTGCGGTGGAAAAAATTGATTATGTAAAAAATTGATCCCGATTAAAATAACTTGAATGTAACGTGATTTATGATTGGATAATTTTACGCAAATTTGAGTTTAAGAGTAAATTTCAATGTAATAATCATTTAAACTAAAAAGTTACAAATTTTATcttcaaatataattaattctaaagataaaatcaattaaactctAGAAAAACCATACATctcaaaatcatttcaaaattaattctacacctttaaattttttttacctCTTTCAAAAAATAAAGTCTTCTACTCCCTCAGTTTTACAATGAGTGACATATTTAGAATAAAATGGTGTTCCAAAATAAATGAcacattttaattttcaatacatttttttcaattctaCCATCCgagtaattaataaaaatttgactattttaaatacataataaaatgtattatagtaaaaataatatatatatattttttaatttgtgtaaAATAGCCTTATGAAATGAGAGAGTATCATTTTGTATTCTAGTTTGAAATACAAACAATCAATTTTAAAGTAAACCTGATTTTCATAATTTATAATTGATGGAGCCCAATGCATTAGTATTATTATGCTcgaaaacacaaacacaaatacaaACATCTATGTTCAAGTATACCCCACTGTCGTCAGACAGACAGGAGTTTTATGCAGCTTTCATTCACTGCCCATTTCTCGTGAAACTCTCTTCCTACATCACCTCACCACTCTCTCTTTTCCTCTCTTTCTCTTCCCAACAATCTATCTTCTCTCTTTTCTCACTCTCACACATCTCTTTTCTCTCACAACAAAACACTTCATCCGTGAACCACACTTTACTGTCATTCCACTATTCTCTCCTATCTCCTTCTCTCTCATTTCATCTCTTCCATTTCCTCAACACTCAAGAGGTAACAACTTTCACCTTCAATCACTTTCACTTCACTTATCTCCACTGTTACAAAGTATGCAACTCACACTTCACAATGcacccttttgttttttttttttttttatactttttctcttttcttctcctgaaaatgataactttttagtcaaaaatggatacttttattataattttactcAAATCTCAAAtgggttttcttcaaaatttgatttttcataTTGGGTTGCTGCATTTTTCAGGTCTGAAATATTCTTAACATTTTCCCCTTGAAGCAAGTCATGGAAGCAGCAACATTGTTTCAAAATCCCACATTTGTGAAATAAAGAAAAGGGGTGGAGGAAAGTATGTTTTTTTGAGTGAAGAACAGTGTATAGTGATGGAAATTCTGTGCTTGTTGTATGTTATGTTGGGTATGTATCTTTCATTTGGTGAGTTTGTTGGTGCTGAGTTACAAGACCAAGCTATAATAGAAGCCATCAATCAAGAGCTAAGAGTTCCTGAATGGAGTGATGCAAACATTTCTGATTACTGTACATGGCAAGGGGTTTCATGTGGCAATCATTCAATGGTGGAGAAGCTTGATCTTTCTCACAGAAGCCTGAGAGGTAATGTGAGTTTAATCTCTGAGCTCAAAAGTTTGAAGTTGCTTGATCTTTCTAATAATAACTTTGGTGGATTGATTCCTCTTGCTTTTGGAGATTTGTCTGAGCTTGAAGTTCTTGATTTGTCTTCTAATAAGTTTGAAGGTTCAATTCCATCACAGTTTGGTGATCTCAGAAGCTTAAAATCATTGAACATTTCTAATAATTTGCTTGTTGGTGAGTTACCAATGGAACTTCATGGTTTGAAGAAATTGCAGGATTTACAACTTTCTAGTAATCAATTGAGTGGTTTTATACCTTCTTGGGTGGGGAATTTAACCGATTTGAGAGTTTTTTCGGCGTATGAGAATCGTTTAGATGGTAGGATTCCAGATAATCTAGGTTTGATTCCTGAACTTCAGATTCTTAACTTGCATTCTAACCAGCTTGAAGGTCCGATACCAGCAAGCATTTTCGCTTCGGGGAAGCTAGAAGTTCTGGTTCTTACTCAGAATAATTTTAGTGGCGATCTTCCGGAGGAAATTGGGAACTGTCGTGGCCTTTCGAGCGTTAGAATTGGAAACAACCATCTTGTAGGTACTATTCCTAAGACCATTGGAAATCTTAGTAGCCTGACATATTTCGAAGCCGATAATAATAATCTTTCTGGTGAGGTAGTGTCGGAGTTTGCACGGTGTTCTAATCTCACCCTTTTGAATTTAGCTTCAAATGGATTTTCCGGGACGATTCCACAAGAGTTTGGACAACTTATGAATCTTCAGGAATTAATTTTGTCAGGAAATGGCCTATTTGGTGATATTCCAAAACCAATTCTCAGTTGTAAAAGCCTCAACAAGCTTGATATTAGCAACAACAGATTCAATGGGACGATACcgaacgaaatctgcaatatttctCGGTTGCAGTACTTGTTATTGAATCTGAATTCCATAAGAGGAGAGATCCCTCATGAAATTGGAAGCTGTGCAAAACTCCTTGAATTACAGTTAGGGAGTAATTATTTGACTGGAACTATTCCTCCTGAGATCGGTCGCATCAGGAACTTACAGATAGCTTTGAATTTGAGCTTCAATCATCTCCACGGACCACTTCCGCCAGAATTGGGAAAACTGGATAAACTTGTTTCTCTTGATGTTTCGAATAATCGGCTATCAGGTAATATCCCAACCGAGCTTAAGGGAATGTTGAGCTTGATAGAGGTGAATTTCTCGAATAATCTATTTGGAGGCCCTGTGCCAACATTTGTACCGTTCCAGAAGAGTCCTAGTTCGAGTTTTGTAGGAAATAAAGGGCTTTGTGGAGATCCATTGAACTCTTCATGTGGGAATATTTATGATGATCACAGTAATTACCATCATAAGGTTTCTTACAGAATCGTATTGGCGGTAATTGGTTCTGGTTTGGCAGTTTTTATATCAGTAACTATAGTTGTCTTGCTGTTTATGATCAGAGAGAGGCAAGAAAAAGCAGCTAAAGAGGCTGCTGGTATTGTTGATGATCCAACCGATGACAAACCAACTATCATAGCAGGGACGGTTTTTGTTGATAATCTACAACAAGCGATAGACCTCGACGCTGTTGTTAACGCAACGCTGAAAGACTCGAATAAACTCAGCAGCGGAACTTTCAGCTCAGTTTACAAAGCAACCATGCCTTCTGGTGTGGTTATATCTGTCAGGAGACTGAAATCTGTGGACAAAACTATAATCCACCATCAGAACAAGATGATTCGAGAACTCGAAAGGCTAAGCAAGGTTTGTCACGATAATCTCGTGCGACCTATCGGCTATGTCATTTACGAAGATGTTGCTCTTCTCTTGCATAATTATTTTCCTAATGGAACATTGTCTCAGCTTCTTCATGAATCTACAAAGCAACCTGAATATCAGCCTGATTGGCCAGCTAGGCTATCCATCGCCATCGGTGTCGCAGAAGGCTTGGCTTTCCTTCATCATGTGGCAATTATCCATCTTGACATTTCTTCTGGCAATGTTCTTTTGGATGCAAACTTCAAACCATTGGTTGGAGAGATTGAGATTTCAAAACTTCTTGATCCAACCAGAGGAACTGGAAGTATTAGTGCAGTTGCCGGTTCCTTCGGTTACATACCTCCAGGTATACTACTATTTTCCGACTTACAATTCTTCCATTAAGGTTTCTTTCGTATTAACTTTAAACGTGTGTGTTTTTATGCATACGCTTTATGATACTTTTGTCTGGTAATGTAATGCAGAATATGCATACACCATGCAAGTGACAGCACCGGGAAATGTTTACAGCTACGGCGTTGTATTGTTGGAAATCCTTACATCTCGACAACCTGTTGAAGAAGATTTCGGCGAAGGCGTAGATTTGGTGAAGTGGGTTCAAAGTGCTCCTGTAAGAGGCGAAACTCCAGAGCAGATACTTGATGCAAGGCTTAGCACGGTTTCCTTCGGTTGGAGGAAAGAAATGCTTGCTGCTCTAAAGGTTGCGTTGCTCTGCACCGACGGCACACCAGCCAAACGACCGAAAATGAAGAATGTAATTGAAATGCTTCGGGAAATTAAGTAAAGCCGAGGGAAACAAGTCATCGATATTTCAAGTATGTGAACCTGTCATGGATACCGTCACTGAGGAACCGATGGATTATTACAAGTTACGATTTCAAATAGTAGTCTTGTATCAGGAATTATATATTACATGTTGAAGATGGTGTATCAAAGTAAAATCGAAGTTATAGGAATTGATAGAACTTCACCATTCTAGTGTGTCCAAATGATTAGTTATGAAATCTATTTGAGTTGGACACTATGTTATTAGGTTCTTATTGAATATATGCATGCAAGGAAAGGCCTTGATTATATTTGGAAGATGCATTCAGATGTCAATTAGTGTATTCCTAATGGAACTGAAAGTTATAGTTTAGTTTTGTTGTGATTGCAGACTATACATGTGATGTGTCTGTCCATGCATGCATGATGTACCTTGTACTGGATATTTATGTGGAACTTATTAGACATATTTCTAACATGCAATTTGTGGAAACCAAATCTGACAATCTTAGTATTGGTCATTTGGTTCAACAAATATATGTCAAATTTCTCAGCTGGCAATTGAGTGAAAGTGACAGAGAAAAGTTGGATGGTCTCTCTTATGGATTGGTGAAACAATGTCTCCTTGTATCACAGCCACAAATCATATTGGACAGAAATATCATAAATACATCAGCattaaaattcaaattgtttaTTTATCTCCTTAGCACCAATACAATACATCTGGAAAAAAAATGTGTTTGTATCTGCCACCAAACGATtacaattaatttataattatttttaattaatcaaaagACGTGTCTTTGTCCGCCACCAAACTTGTGATTacgattaatttattaatatttttaattattatcggTGTTGTGTATTGGTTCGTGCTTCATAGTTATTTATACATTCTTTTACAACCCAATGACAATCCAAACCAAGTTATTTTCAACTTTATACAAACAATAAAACGATAGTGATATGAGACACTTATAGACGACTAACTTATTTAAAAGGATAATGATATGAGACACTTACGGACGACTAAGAGTTATGCACTAAATCCTCTAATTAATCCAATTTTTTGTATAGACTTTTCCTTTTTACCACAATGCATTATTTTTAGTGATTGAGTTTATATATAACAATAGTTTCCATTCTAGTATtagaatgacaccttttgaagtgTTATATGGTAAGAGATGTAGAACGTCTTTGTGTTGCTATGAATTCGGTGAAAACGCCATGTTAAGATTTTAAGTAGTTCAGCAGACTATCGAAAAAGTTAAGATGAATCAGGAAAAGATGAGGACCCCACAAaactggcagaaagattatcatGATAAGCGAAGAAAAGCCCTCGAATTTCAAGGAGTAGATCACTTGTTCTTGAGAGTCACTCTTGTGACTGGGGTTGGACGGCCATTAAAGTCGCTAAAGCTTATTCatcgttttattggtccttattagATTCTTAGAAAAGTCACTGAAGTTGCCTATTGAATTGCATTACTCCCATCTCTTTCAAATCTCCATAGTGTCTTTCATGTCTCTCAATTTCGTAAGTATATTTTGGATTCGTCACATGTGGTTCAATCGGATGATGTACAAATAAGAGATAACTTAACTTATTAAACATTGTCCTTGCGAATGAAGAATGAAAGGTAAAACACTTGAGAGGAAAGAGAGTTTCCTTTGGTTAAGATCGTTTGAGGCGGAACAGTTAATGGTGGTGTGATGTGGGAGCTAGATAGACAAATGAAGGAGTCTTATCTAAATTTGTTCGTTCCAGGTAAATTTTCGAGTTCGAAAATTTAATAAGTGGGAAGAGTTGTAACAACCCATAATAATTGATATGTTAATTTGCCTattatttcaaatttcattttattttataaattttattgatgtcattattattattattattattattatta
The Vicia villosa cultivar HV-30 ecotype Madison, WI linkage group LG6, Vvil1.0, whole genome shotgun sequence genome window above contains:
- the LOC131610346 gene encoding leucine-rich repeat receptor-like tyrosine-protein kinase PXC3, with protein sequence MEILCLLYVMLGMYLSFGEFVGAELQDQAIIEAINQELRVPEWSDANISDYCTWQGVSCGNHSMVEKLDLSHRSLRGNVSLISELKSLKLLDLSNNNFGGLIPLAFGDLSELEVLDLSSNKFEGSIPSQFGDLRSLKSLNISNNLLVGELPMELHGLKKLQDLQLSSNQLSGFIPSWVGNLTDLRVFSAYENRLDGRIPDNLGLIPELQILNLHSNQLEGPIPASIFASGKLEVLVLTQNNFSGDLPEEIGNCRGLSSVRIGNNHLVGTIPKTIGNLSSLTYFEADNNNLSGEVVSEFARCSNLTLLNLASNGFSGTIPQEFGQLMNLQELILSGNGLFGDIPKPILSCKSLNKLDISNNRFNGTIPNEICNISRLQYLLLNLNSIRGEIPHEIGSCAKLLELQLGSNYLTGTIPPEIGRIRNLQIALNLSFNHLHGPLPPELGKLDKLVSLDVSNNRLSGNIPTELKGMLSLIEVNFSNNLFGGPVPTFVPFQKSPSSSFVGNKGLCGDPLNSSCGNIYDDHSNYHHKVSYRIVLAVIGSGLAVFISVTIVVLLFMIRERQEKAAKEAAGIVDDPTDDKPTIIAGTVFVDNLQQAIDLDAVVNATLKDSNKLSSGTFSSVYKATMPSGVVISVRRLKSVDKTIIHHQNKMIRELERLSKVCHDNLVRPIGYVIYEDVALLLHNYFPNGTLSQLLHESTKQPEYQPDWPARLSIAIGVAEGLAFLHHVAIIHLDISSGNVLLDANFKPLVGEIEISKLLDPTRGTGSISAVAGSFGYIPPEYAYTMQVTAPGNVYSYGVVLLEILTSRQPVEEDFGEGVDLVKWVQSAPVRGETPEQILDARLSTVSFGWRKEMLAALKVALLCTDGTPAKRPKMKNVIEMLREIK